The Prunus dulcis chromosome 5, ALMONDv2, whole genome shotgun sequence genomic sequence TTGAACTTGTTTGGGTGACAAGTGTTGGTGTACCACgtctcttttctctctgcaTTTCCATAGTATTTGggtcaaaaaatttattttgtccAAGAGATTCTTTCGCCACTCTACCATTAATTTGTATAAAGCTTTTTTTGGTTCCTCACAAATAAATGGAACTACTGCAGTGAAATTGGGAGACTTTTTCCAGAAATATGTGGAAGTGAAATCCACACACCACTACATTAAGGcttcttttctgtttaaaGTAACTTTACTGCTCCTAGCTGTTTCCCATTTTTACAAGTTTGGTGATTTTGAGctggtttttgggtttttcttggGGTGAAAATTTGAGAACCCACTGTGGGAAGGTTGGTTTTGGTTCTTGTTTGTAGGCCCaaagtgtttcagttttgGGGGGGTTGATCAGAAAAACCCAGATCATTAATTGGTGATGGTgcttttaatttgtattttatgtttgtgtCAAAAGCTCCAAAGTGCTGGTGTTGCCCCCACCTCTTGCCACCATTAAAAGAGCTCTGTTCTTCTTGGTTTTCTATAACAGGGAGCTTGTAGCTCTTTTTAGAGCAAAAACTGAAGCAACTTATTGTTAGGTTGCAAATAACATAACATATTATTTCATTccttcttctgtttttcttttttcttttttcttttttatgttattctttctttcatgaaagTGAGTGTTGTGATTCTGTACAAAACTGGAAAGTCTTTTACTATTGGTCCAGTGAAGGCCCTTACTCTCTCTATTAACCAGGCTTTGTATTTTGATAATAATACTTCGCATTTTAGAGCCAAATTTTCTCTGAAATTTCCCAGCTTgagcttctctctctttcagcAAGACCATGCTGCTGGTTTTGAGTCCCAGTTCCTTGTTGTTCAGAAACCAGTAGCAGTTGTGAGTCAAACCCATCTGGGTTTTCAGTGTTAAGCAGCACCTCCATGAATTTGAGCTAAAACACCAGCACTTTTAGCTTTTCTGAgggaatattttaataaaaaaacagaaaccaaGATTTGGTTCTGGTGCTGGGAAGTGAATAATCAAGACTTTATCTGCATCTGGGTTGATTGAGTGGCGCTTGCTTTTTGGCTTGAATATGGCTACTAGGCTTCAGAACCAGGACCGGGTGCCAGAGAACCTGAGAAAACAGCTTGCTCTTGCTGTGAGAAGCATCGAATGGAGCTATGCAATCTTCTGGTCGATTTCAGCAAGACAACCAGGGTACTGATATTTTCATCTTTGCTCAACTTGGGTTAGTTGAATTTTAACTATGTATTTTctcataataaaaaaaaattaaaaaaaaaaaagtcgaaacttttattcaaaatttcccAGAAAAaccttttgttgttgttgtgtgcTTTCAATTTCTAATATTCTGCAACTTGGAGCGCTTAAGATTCCCATTTCTATATTGGGTGGCTGTCTGGATTCTGCACGTGTTGGGTTCAAAGGGAAAGTTTCACCTTAGCATGGTTGTTTGTCCCCCATCCTTCCTCTCTTGGGTTCAAAAAACTCTTATGAGTTCCTGCATTATCCGCAACATTTGGAAATTCTGCCAATGAGAGTGATGATGATTCACTAATTGGACTAATCTTCACATTAAGatgacaaaaattgaagtGTTTCACGCTTTCTATGACATTCTATTAGTATTAGATGAGGGAAAAGTAGtcatttttcattgtttgaaATATAAATCTCCTAAGATCTTATGGCATTGTCATTGTCTACATTATCGATTGTATCGTTTACTTTACAGGGTGTTGGAGTGGGGTGATGGATACTACAATGGGGATATCAAGACAAGAAAAACAGTTCAAGCCATAGAACTTAATGCTGACCAAATGGGATTGCAAAGGAGTGAACAATTGAGAGAACTTTACGAGTCCCTCTCGGCTGGTGAAGCAAGTCCACAAGCTAGAAGGCCTTCGGCATCATTATCACCTGAAGATCTAGCTGATACGGAGTGGTATTACCTAGTTTGCATGTCATTCGTCTTCAACGTTGGACAAGGGTAATTCTTTCCTCACAATTCTTCTTACTCAAATAGCAGCTTAAGGCCTTTCTGATATTATGATCAACAATTTGCGATATAACTTACATGAATTCTACTTTAGAAGTTAAAGCTTGAAAGGAGGAGATTTCTCTTTTGTTAGATGTGATGCACTGTAAATTTCTTGGAATGTAAAAAACACAACATGATAACCCCAAAGTTCATTCTGTGTTCTTGTCTTCATATAACTTACATGAATTCTCCCCCAAACTCTTTTCAGGTTGCCAGGACGAACATTAGCAAATGGTCAACCTATCTGGCTATGCAATGCTCACTATGCTGATAGTAAAGTGTTTACTCGCTCTCTCCTGGCAAAGGTAGCTTGCTGTTTCTTGGTTTACATAAGAAGTATCACTGACTGAATTCGTGTTCATGTTAATTGGGTAGTTTGCTCAAAAGATACTAAAACATCTGTTAtctgtttggttttcttttgatgCCTGGATTTGTAACAACTGACACCCTCAGAGCGCCTCCATTCAGGTACGAATACTTATTCATCCACCTATATTTAAAAGTATAAGTTCCCAAGTCTCAGCAATGTACGAAATTATATGCTGAGGTTTTAACGCAATCAATAAAAACAATGTTTTGTCATGAACTGGCTTAACCCTGCGTCATTAGGGTCGAGAAAAGCAGTTCCAATCAAAGCAAAGAATAATTCTTGCTGGTACATGTTGTCACAGTTTCAGACACAACAGACTTTGAACTGTCAATACAAGTTTTCCTTTAGAAAATACAATTCTATTTTGTAATTATGGGCATAGGCAATGTacaaaaatctctctctcaaaactaAATATGTTTCTCTTGTTTTGCCTTCCAGACTGTGGTATGCTTTCCATTTTTGGGAGGTGTGATTGAGCTGGGTGTGACTGAGTTGGTAGGTTTTTAGAACGCTGCTTCAGTATTTTCAATTAGAAGTTCATATTTCTTCGAATTCTGATCCACTATGTACTTTTCACATTATTTTTGAAGGTTATGGAGGACCCTGATCTCATTCAGCATGTTAAAACATCTTTCTTGGAGGTTCCATATCCCATAGCTTCCAAGAAAACCAATCCTAGTGTAGGAAGCACAAGAAATGACAATAATCTTGCCTGCACTGTGCTTGATCATGATGTTATGGACGCCAAATTAATTCCTGTTGTAGGATGTGAAGAAATGAATGTAACTTCACCTAATAACAGTTCAAATGGTTTGGGGCTCAATCAACCAGCTGACGATTCATTCATGGTTGAAGGGATGAATGGGGGAGCTTCTCAAGTGCAAAGCTGGCAATTTATGGATGATGAGTTCAGTAATTTTGTACATCATTCTATGGATTCCAGTGACTGTATATCTCAAACTTTTGTATATCCTGAAAAGGTTCTCTTGGGTCCTAAGGCTGAAAAGGCAAGTGACCATTGCCTGCATGATCTTAAAGAGCGCAATAGCACAAAACTGACCTCTTTAGGTCCCCAAGGCACTGACTTGCAGTATCAGAGTGTTCTTTCTGCCCTTTTAAAGGGCTCACACCAATTGATTTTGGGCCCAAACTTCCAAAATTGTCATCAGGAATCTAGCTTTGTCAGTTGGAAGAGAGGAGGATTTGTAAAATGCCGGAAACAAAGAGGTGGAAGCCCGCAAAAATTATTGAAGCAGATTTTGTTTGAAGTTCCTCGGATGCATGTTGATTGTGTGCTCGAGTCCCCAGAAGATAACAGTAATAGAAATGGAGTTTGGAGACCAGAGGCTGATGAAATTGGTATGAATCATGCATTATCTGAGAGAAGGCGAAGGGAAAAACTAAATGAAAGATTTTGCGTTTTAAAATCGATGGTCCCCTCGATTAGCAAGGTAGGTAAACTCCATTTCCTGATATTTGGTTATTGACCTTAACTGCAAAGTAAAATGTTTTTCCACTTTGTTTGGACAGGATGACAAAGTATCCATATTAGATGATGCAATAGAATATTTGAAAGATCTTGAGAAAAGAGTTGAAGAGTTGGAATCCTGCCAGGAGCCGTCAGATTTAGAAGCCAAAATAAAGAGGAAAATCCAAGATACTATTGAGAGAACATCTGACAACTGTTGCAACACCAAAATTAGTAATGGGAAGAAGCCATTAGTTTACAAGAGAAAGGCCAGTGACATTGATGAAACGGAGCCAGAAATCAGTTATGTTGTATCAAAGCACGGTTCAAGTGATAATATAACAGTGAATATGAACAACAAGGATGTTCTAATTGAGATGAAATTTCCTTGGAGGGAAGGAGTGTTGCTAGAGATCATGGATGCCACAAGCCGTCTCCAATTAGATACTCACTCAGTTCAATCATCCACAGCAGATGGGATTCTTTCCGTCACTATTAAATCCAGGGTAGGAAATTATAGTTACGTGAGGAATATGATCTTTCATTTCTTGCTTTTAAGAGAAATGGCATTAGGGATGAGCCCCTTCCCTATCATGTGACACATTTGAGTTCCCAGATGCCTATTACAAGTAACTGATCATTggtattttcttaatttgcaGTTCAAGGGGTCAACTGTCGCTTCAGCAGGGACAATCCAGCAAGCACTTCAGCGAATCGCCAGAAGCTGTTGATGCTTGTTCTCTTAGTGATGCTTAGAGGGTTATTTGCTCTCTCAAAGTCTGTCATTGTACAATCGTGTAACGTTGAAAGGTTCTGTAGATTTTCGCTGTAAGAAAAATGAGTCTGTTGAGGATTTTTCCTGCAGGTAAGTAGTCTAGCAACAGGAATTAAACTTTTGTTAAATGCacaattttcttcaaatattttgaTATGCGTTTCTGTACCTAACAAAACCTGACCTATAGGCCATAACTTTGAGTTCATGATACAGTATTACTTACATTCAGTAAGATGTACTTTGAAAACAACTCAAGGAGGCCTCTAAAATCTGTCAGTTCAATAAGAAATCAAACAGATTATTACAAAAACAAGTAGTTGCCAACATAACATTGCTTAAGGTCATAATCCAATTGGGTTGGAATTTGGCAACTGTGCAACACAAAGACTTGGAAGAAATTACAGTTGGCAAAAAAGTAAATGTAAATGTAATGTGCTCAAGGTTTTCTGTTATTTATCAACACTACTCCTACCAAGAATTGAGAGATGAGGCCATGTGCACTAAACGAGAAAGATTTAGTTGCAATGGGAATAGCACGTTTTATGGAAGTCTTTCTCTCAAGATGTCTTTTCTCTCGGTCATAATTGGATTCTGCAACAAGTCTTTAAATTGAGGAAAATTATAAGAGCTGTGACTTTTATGCATGTCTGCAACTTGATTTTGTTCACACAAGGGCATTGGATACGTGTCATCAGACTGAGCAAATGTAGGAGACCAGGCTTCAAGTTTCACTTTAGTCATCAGGAGTGGGTTTTCTCACATCTTGGCATCATTTGGATGGTCAAAAAGGAAGGGAGATAGGTAAAACTTTGATATTGTAGACAATAAATAAAGTACAAAAGGCTGacaattgacaaacaaagTTACCAACATAAAAATTCTGCAGCTACTCaattttttacataaaataacaaagtATTTGTCATTTTGTAACAAAGGACCTTTTTTTTATCACATGGCAGAGAGCATCTAATCTTAAATAAAATGACAACCGCTTAGCTGCCGTAAGAGGTGCACTTACTAATACTTGGCTTC encodes the following:
- the LOC117628088 gene encoding transcription factor EGL1-like, with translation MATRLQNQDRVPENLRKQLALAVRSIEWSYAIFWSISARQPGVLEWGDGYYNGDIKTRKTVQAIELNADQMGLQRSEQLRELYESLSAGEASPQARRPSASLSPEDLADTEWYYLVCMSFVFNVGQGLPGRTLANGQPIWLCNAHYADSKVFTRSLLAKSASIQTVVCFPFLGGVIELGVTELVMEDPDLIQHVKTSFLEVPYPIASKKTNPSVGSTRNDNNLACTVLDHDVMDAKLIPVVGCEEMNVTSPNNSSNGLGLNQPADDSFMVEGMNGGASQVQSWQFMDDEFSNFVHHSMDSSDCISQTFVYPEKVLLGPKAEKASDHCLHDLKERNSTKLTSLGPQGTDLQYQSVLSALLKGSHQLILGPNFQNCHQESSFVSWKRGGFVKCRKQRGGSPQKLLKQILFEVPRMHVDCVLESPEDNSNRNGVWRPEADEIGMNHALSERRRREKLNERFCVLKSMVPSISKDDKVSILDDAIEYLKDLEKRVEELESCQEPSDLEAKIKRKIQDTIERTSDNCCNTKISNGKKPLVYKRKASDIDETEPEISYVVSKHGSSDNITVNMNNKDVLIEMKFPWREGVLLEIMDATSRLQLDTHSVQSSTADGILSVTIKSRFKGSTVASAGTIQQALQRIARSC